AAGCTGCCCTGCCCAAAGATGCGCGTACCGGCCTGAAGATCAACATCTCGTGGCAAACCTGGTACCCGGCCTGCTCCTCGACTCCCTGGCAAATTGACGGCGTCATCCGGGCGCTGAA
This genomic window from Chloroflexota bacterium contains:
- a CDS encoding DUF362 domain-containing protein — encoded protein: MSNYPGKGKVAVLKTSPETVLEDTERLMKLAGVEAALPKDARTGLKINISWQTWYPACSSTPWQIDGVIRAL